CTTCTGATGCCGGTTACGGTTTTGTTGCCAACCTTGCTGATATGTATACCAAAAATCGATCGGGCAAAGCCCTGTTAACCCTGCCAAAAGGTGGTCGTGTTATACAACCACAACTTATAAACGCCATCGATAGCAGCTGGTTGGCGGCCATTAGCAATGAAGGACGACTGCTGGTCTTTCCGATTACAGAATTACCACAACTTGCCCGCGGAAAAGGTAATAAAATTATCAACATTCCCGCTGCCCGAGTGCTGTCGAGAGAGGAGTTTGTTATCGCATTAGTTGTGTTGGATCAAAGCCAATGCTTGAAAGTTAATTCGGGTAAACGCCACTTAACACTTAAGTTTAAGGATCTAGAGCATTATTGTGGAGAAAGGGGACGAAGAGGAAATAAATTACCTCGAGGTTTCCAAAAAGTTGACTCGGTTGAGGTAGAATAGCCGCCGGGCTGGTTGCCGGTTTGTTAGCGTTCGGTTTGTGCGCGCAAAATACGTTTTGTGTTGAACGCTAGCCATTGTGTTAATCAGCCAAAATGGGTCATTAATTAGAATTTTCCAAGTTTGTGAAGTAAGGGGTTTGTAAGGCCGAGTAAACCATTTCTGGCAGCGCTACGCATAGTGTTCAGTATTTACGCTAAACCAGAGAAAACGGTTACATTCGGCGACTGCGAGAACCGAGTCACATTTAAAACCGGAAATGGGTTGAGTGATGTGGATTGTGGTGACAGACTCGGCTCTGTTTTTCTGTTCCCGCAACTGTATAACCCCGCGAAACAGTGTGAGATATGTCTGGATTCCGTAAGCACGGGCGAACACTTGAAAAGTGTCTTGTTCGTTTAAATCATGCCGATTTCGGCGAAGTTGTAGTTGAAACCCGTGATATTTCCGAGTCGGGCGTATTTGTCAGCTGTCGAGATATTGTTCGATTTATATCCATTGGCGACGAACTGCATGCAAAACTCTATTCCGAGTGTCGCAATGTTTCGGAAACCAGTATGAAGGTTGTACGCCTTACCGACGACGGTGTTGGGTTAGCCTTCGCCTAGGCACGGTTAAAAAAAAAGCTCCCCCAAAAACGTTGTGTTGGCTTTTATTCGAGCTTATTTGCACGAATCATAGCTCTTAGTTCTTCAATATACGCCTTCCCCCTTTCTGAATACTGCCCTAAGCCCGCGACTAAAGCAGAGCCTCTGAGTGGTTGCTGTTGTGTGCGTAAGCTCTCGCGTATTTGCCGAACCTCACGGTAGGCTCTGTGGGTGTTGATGTTTTTAAAGTAGGCTGCCACCGACTCCGCGGGCGAGCGAAACACTCTTACTTCGTGCCCGGCGTGAGCGGCGCGTTTGTTGGGCACAATGCCGCAACCTTTTGTGAAGCACCATTGGCCAAAGTAGTTATAGCCCTGCTGTGCAAATCGGGAGCGGCCCCAACCGGATTCGTTTGCGGCTTGGGCCAAAACCATAGAAGCAGGAATGATGTCTACCCGCAGCAATAGTTCTTTAATTGCCTGTGCTGGGTCAGTTGCTTCAACACCAAAACTTGCGCTTAATTGCCTAAGGCGCTTTCTGTTTTTTCCGTTGAGTTGACCGTGCTCTTGCCATTGTTCTTGTATAAGTAACAGCGCTTCTCGCTTAGTCGAGAGCTGACTGTTCTTGGCTTCAATGATGGCGCCGAAATAGCTGAAAAAGGTTGATTTGCGCGCTTTTGTATCTTCAATAGCAGAGAAATCGGGCAGATTTGCAATCGATGGCGGGATCGAAAGGTAGTGACTGGCAACCAGGGTGAAAACCAGCAGTAGGAAAAGGTAGGCGATCAAAACAATCGCTGTCAGTTTTTTCAACAGCATTTAAATTCCTTTTTTGTAAACTACAAATCCAAAGATTTGCGCATTTCACTAAATGCAGCGCGTGCTTTTTGTTTGTCGACGGGGGTTTTAATCTTGCTTGGTAGCGCGGGTTGTGTGGGGGTGATTAGTTTTTCACCGAGCTTCACACGGTCACAGACATCCTGATAGTGCTGTTTAAATACCGGGTAGGCATACTGCTCGCTGTTACTTTGTAAAAAATACCAGTCTGCCGATTTACCGGCGTAATACACCGCAAGGTGGCTCCAGTTGTAATTTGCTTTGGGCGAAGGTGCCCTGCAGGCCTCTAGGTAGGCGGCGTGAACCTCCGGCAGGCCGAGATCGCTGCTGGTTTCGCAGGCTTTGATCATAGTGGCTAGGGTGGGTAGGAATTCGTTGTTTTCAATGATCGTGCGGGCTGCTCGTAAAATCACGTTGCAGTTGAATCGCTGTAGGGCTTCAAACCATAAGCGCTTGGTAGCGTTTACATCAGTTTCATTGCCGTAGGCCTTAAAAAACTGGTTGTGGTAGTTACGCTTAAACAGCGCGAAGATCTGGTTAAGAGCATCAATACGCTCCTCACTGGCCTGCCCTTGAGTGGAGGCTTGAGAGGGGGCTTGAGAGTTAGTAGGCCCAGCTTCTGTCGGTGAGTTCTTCTTCAAGTGTTATATCTCGTGTGGATCGGTCATCAGTATTGCCTGGCTGGTTTGTCAGCGCGTGGCGTTTAGCCCACTCACGCTTGGCATGCTGTAAAAATCGTGTGTTCCAGCTGGTATGTACCTGTTTGCTGTCGCGCCAGTAGAGTACGAATTCTGGTATTAACGCGCTGGCAAAGTTTACATCAATATTGGCCAGGCGCAGCACATCGAATACGTCTTCCGATGGATGCCAATTGCCAGCGATGGGCTTGGGGTCGGTGCTGTGTTCCAGGGTGGAGTTAAACTTCTTCCATTGAATACGCACGTGCTGAATAAACTTGCTGTTCCAGGTTTTAAGCGAATCGCCCCGTTCTTGCCAGTAGAGAATAAATTCAGGAATAGCATCCTCTACAAATTCTTTCTTGATTTCCGCATGAACGGTCAGTACATCCATAGCATCGGGGCTGGGGTACCAGTTACTGTGCATGGGGCTATTCTGGTCCTGACGGTTACGCTGCGCCTCAAAATCCCGCCACTTGCGAATAACCCAAGAAATAAACTTAGCGCCCCAGGAACGGTGTGCCTCACCGGTGTCGCGCCAGTAGGTTACAAATTCCGGTAGGTGCTCGAAGGCAAAGCTGTCGGGAATATTGTGCTGGGCCAATTGCGCCAGCGTATCGGCTTCGGGCTGCCAGTTGTTAGGGATGAAGTTTTTACCGTAGGGCACTTGCTGTTGTGCTGTTTGAACTTGGGGAGGGGGAGGCGCCGGTCTCTGCTGTGTAGTTACTGCGGCTACTCGCTCGTTAAAGGCAAAGCGGTAGTGAGGGCTGCTGCCGAAGTCGGTGGGGCCCTGTAGTAGAACACCTTTGGCATGCAGGTTTTTACTCACGCGTAAAAGATCTCTGTCGTCCCAGAAAGGTAGTTGCGCGCGCAACCGGTCTACCTCCGTGGTGTACCAGTCGAACCCCTGAGATGAGTGAGGGTTATTGCCGGTGGCAATATCGGCGAGAACGGAGAGCAGCACAGATTCCTCCAGCCCCAAAGTGGCTGCTAGGCCAGGGTAGATGAGGATGGGGCGTTCGGGGATTAGGGATGAGCTCATGGCACCTCGCATTTAGGAGGCATACTTTAACATTCTGTGGGTCGATTTTGTTCTCTGATTTGCCTGTAAACGTTCGATTCTGTCGCTTGCCCTGGGGCTGACGGCTCCTCCGGTAACGCTATTCCTTGGTCGGACGCCACCGCCATAGCGCTAGCGTCTATCGTCTTGTAGGCGGGTGTGACCGAGTTGAAACCACCTCATTCAGGGGAGGGCGAGCTCGGCTTCAATCTTCACTAGCGCTACTCGGCACGAGCGGGTATGTGTTTTTGGGTGTTTTCCACCGCTAGTGCGCCTTCGCGGGCATGACGTATTCAGCTGATTTAAAAGATTCCGGGTGTGTTTTGGTCGCTTGCGAAGTGGGCGGGAATTCGGAAATCGGCCCGCTGTAGGCGAAGCCGATTTAAGTATCAAGCTAGGGAACCCTGATTTGGCAAAAAAAGTGCAGGTGCCCTAAGCTACTTACATACCCGCTGCTACCTGAGCTTTTCTTACCAGCTGCACAAACTCGCTGCGGTAACCAAACTCATCATCACCTTTGTTGGCCAGCGCTAGCGCAATGGCGTCTTCATACCCCCAGTTGCCAGTGTATTTGGCATCTTTCAGTAGTTGAGCAAACCCAGCAACCGCTGAGGCAAACCGCGCTTCTCGTTGCAGCAATTTGCTGCTTTCGGTTTCTTTGTCGATAACCGTGGTGAGTAGTTTAGAGGTGTTTTCTTCTGGCAGCTTGTAGCGAATTTTCAGGAAGGCGTATTCGTTACTGGCCGCTTCAAGTTTTTCCTTTTTTGCGTATCGGCTATTGTCGATCAATTGCGCAGCTGAACCCGCGGGGGTGATTTCGTATATAGCGGTAACGCTATGGCCTGCACCAATTTCACCGGCATCTACGGCGTCGTTATTAAAATCTTCCCGCTTGAGTGCGCGCGTTTCGTAGCCCAGTAGGCGATATTCGGCAACCGTTGTGGGGTTGAATTCCAACTGGATTTTTACGTCTTTGGCAATCGGAAATAGGCTAGATGTGGCTTCGTGTACCAGCACTTTTTGCGCTTCGCTAAGGGTGTCGATATAGGCGGCTACACCGTTACCGTTTTGGGCGAGGTCTTGCATCAGCGCATCGTTGTAGTTGCCGCCGCCGAAGCCGAGTATGGACAGATAAATACCCTTTTCTCGCTTGCGTTCAACAAATCCTTTTAGCTCTTCGTTGTTGGTAATACCAACGTTAAAGTCGCCATCGGTAGCGAGGAATATACGGTTCACCGCATCTTTTTTGAATGAGCTTTCGGCTAACTGATAGGCCAGCTTTATACCTTGCGCACCGGCGGTGGAGCCACCTGCACTCAGCTGATTGATGGCGCTGATGATTTTTTGCTTTTCCGATACCGCAGTAGGTTCCAGTATGGTGCCTGCGGCGCCTGCATACACGGCAATGGAGACGGTATCGTCGGGGCGTAGTTTACTCAGCAGCAGGTTCATTGACTGCTTCACTAGCGGCAGCTTGTCGGGTGCGTTCATGGAGCCGCTTACGTCCAGTAAAAATACAATGTTGGATTTCGGTTGCTCGGTTATTTCGTAGCCTTTAATGCCGATGTGGATGAGCTTTTTATCTTTGTGCCACGGAGAATCCATAACCGTTACCGAGCGGCTAAAGGGCTCGCTTTTGGATGAGGCCTGGGGGTACTGGTAATCAAAATAATTCACCATTTCTTCCAAGCGCACGGCATCTTTTTGTGGCAGTACGCCACTGTTCAGTTGTTTGCGCGTAAAGCTGTAGGATGCGGTGTCTACATCAATGGAAAAGGTGGAAACCGGTTCTTCGCTGGTAAGTTTTATCGGGTTGGTTTCGAAGGACTCGAAACGGTCGCGACCGGTTTCTTGGTGCGTTTGCTGAAGAATCTTCTCAGGTGCTGACTTCAGTTCTTGTCGCATTGCCATAGGGGCTACGGCAGGGCTACTTAAGGCCATATCAGCCATAGGCTTCGCTGCGGTTTGGGTTTGAATAGCTGTGCCCTTGGCTCGTTGCAGGGCCTCTGCAATTTCCATATCGGGTAGCGCACCAGCATCAGATTTATCGAGCTTTTTAGTGTCGGCTGAAATGGTACGGTATTCCGTGGTTATCTCCATCTCTTCCAGAACGGCGGTGTCGTCTTTGTCATTGGCTGAGGGGTTGGGTAGATTAAGCGGATAGGTTTCCACATAAGGGTCTTTGGTCATAATGCCGGGGTTGTAGGTGGTAATCATTACACCGAACAACACTACACAGGTGGTGGCCACACCACCGAAAAGCCATTTTTGTTGAAATACAGATTCTCTGTTCACGTCATCTCTCCGGTTCATTTTGTTGGAACTGAAGGTGTGACGCAGCCAGTGTATAAATCCTTGGGAATTTATTTCAGAATGTTTTTCTTCGCCCACTTTTTCGTTAGCGTGGGCGGTTTCAAACGCGTCTAGGGCCATGCGAATGGCCTGTTGTTTGGCTTTTGGGTCAGGTTGGCTATCGCCCGCTTGGTCGAGTAAGTTTTTTAAGTCGTGGTCATTCATGGTTAACGCCCTCCTTCGTTAGAAGGCCGAGTTTTTTGCGGATTTCGTGGATTCGCCAAGAAACGGTGCTTTCCTTCACGTCTAATACTTCGGCGGCTTCGGCGTGAGTAAGCCCCTCTCCCAGCACCAGTAGTAGCGTACTTTTAAAGCCTTCACCCCAGCTTTCGAGCCTTTTTAGAATCTGTTGCAAGTAAATACCGGCTTCATTGCCGCTGTCGCTGGTAGCGGCTTCTGGCGCGTCGTTATGTTCGTGCTGGTGACGAGCTTCGCCGCGATGCCAGTCCACAGCGCAGGTCACCACTATGCGATACAGCCAAGTGGTAAAGCTGGCATCGAAGCGATACTGTTTAATCGCGCGTGCCAGCTTTATACAGGCTTGTTGGGCAATGTCTTGCGCATCGTGTGAGTCGCCACACCATTTACAGGCAAAGCGGTAGATCCTGTCGTAGTGCAACTGCAACAGCGTTTCAAAGGCTTTGCTATCTCCGGCCTGGGCGGCTTGGATTAAAGCTTTATCGTGTGGTGAATTTTTCATTTCATTTCATTTTGCTTCAACTACTTAGACGTGTAGTGGCCGAAAATCCTTGGTAGTTAATTATTTTAATTCATTACAGTCTTCAAGAACGGCCGTGGTGCGGTTTATCATATGCACCGCCAGTGGCAGGCTGTTATCGAAAGGTGAAAGCCCTTTGTGTTCACGCATGCCGTTAAGCGACTGATAAAGTGCATCGGCTTTTTTGTGGGCCTGTTGCTTTTGTTCTTCGGTAAGGTGGCCGGTTATAGACGCCGAGAATTTGATTTGCAGGTTAATGCCGCCTCGCAGGCGCGCCACTTCGCTCCAAGCTCGGGCGTTGATGTTGGCTTGTATCTCGTTACCTTTCTGTTTTTCTTGTTTGGCAAAAATTTTTCGGCGCTGTTCTAGCGCAATAAGGTTGATTAACGATTGCGAAGAACCGTAAATGGCGGCTTGGGTAAAATAGCGTTCTGCTTTTTCGAGTGATTCGTGACTGGCTCTAGATTGGGTCATTATTTTTTGGCCGATTATCTGGTTTGCCAGCATATCGCCCTGCTCGGCAAGTTCATGCAGGGTATCGTCGCTGTAAGCATCATAGTCTGATGCGATTATTTCGTAGCTGCTGCCTACTTCGGCATAGTCTCTACCGCCTCTACTTTGATTCCAATTTTCATACTCAAGGGTCAGTTTGTGTATATCGAGAGTGTCGATGTCGTACTCTTGGGCAAGTGCTTCCAGCGGAGGAACGCAGGATTCAGGCAGGGGGTGATAAAACTTTTCGGGTAGTTCTAGAAAAGTAAGTATGGCGGGGGGGGCCGCCAGCTCTTGGCTCGTGTGTGTCGCCACTGTTTTTTTGCCGGGTGCAGGGGTGGGCGTGGATTTCGATGCAACTTCAGATAACGGCAGCAATGGCATTTCAGTTACCGCGGAGGTTGTGCTCGGGGCGGAGACCGGCGCGATAGGCTGTTGGGTTTCTGGCGCGCGGAAATTCCACATGATGATAGC
The Teredinibacter franksiae DNA segment above includes these coding regions:
- a CDS encoding PilZ domain-containing protein: MSGFRKHGRTLEKCLVRLNHADFGEVVVETRDISESGVFVSCRDIVRFISIGDELHAKLYSECRNVSETSMKVVRLTDDGVGLAFA
- a CDS encoding glucosaminidase domain-containing protein, producing MLLKKLTAIVLIAYLFLLLVFTLVASHYLSIPPSIANLPDFSAIEDTKARKSTFFSYFGAIIEAKNSQLSTKREALLLIQEQWQEHGQLNGKNRKRLRQLSASFGVEATDPAQAIKELLLRVDIIPASMVLAQAANESGWGRSRFAQQGYNYFGQWCFTKGCGIVPNKRAAHAGHEVRVFRSPAESVAAYFKNINTHRAYREVRQIRESLRTQQQPLRGSALVAGLGQYSERGKAYIEELRAMIRANKLE
- a CDS encoding replication protein P, producing the protein MKKNSPTEAGPTNSQAPSQASTQGQASEERIDALNQIFALFKRNYHNQFFKAYGNETDVNATKRLWFEALQRFNCNVILRAARTIIENNEFLPTLATMIKACETSSDLGLPEVHAAYLEACRAPSPKANYNWSHLAVYYAGKSADWYFLQSNSEQYAYPVFKQHYQDVCDRVKLGEKLITPTQPALPSKIKTPVDKQKARAAFSEMRKSLDL
- a CDS encoding DnaT-like ssDNA-binding domain-containing protein; translation: MSSSLIPERPILIYPGLAATLGLEESVLLSVLADIATGNNPHSSQGFDWYTTEVDRLRAQLPFWDDRDLLRVSKNLHAKGVLLQGPTDFGSSPHYRFAFNERVAAVTTQQRPAPPPPQVQTAQQQVPYGKNFIPNNWQPEADTLAQLAQHNIPDSFAFEHLPEFVTYWRDTGEAHRSWGAKFISWVIRKWRDFEAQRNRQDQNSPMHSNWYPSPDAMDVLTVHAEIKKEFVEDAIPEFILYWQERGDSLKTWNSKFIQHVRIQWKKFNSTLEHSTDPKPIAGNWHPSEDVFDVLRLANIDVNFASALIPEFVLYWRDSKQVHTSWNTRFLQHAKREWAKRHALTNQPGNTDDRSTRDITLEEELTDRSWAY
- a CDS encoding vWA domain-containing protein produces the protein MNDHDLKNLLDQAGDSQPDPKAKQQAIRMALDAFETAHANEKVGEEKHSEINSQGFIHWLRHTFSSNKMNRRDDVNRESVFQQKWLFGGVATTCVVLFGVMITTYNPGIMTKDPYVETYPLNLPNPSANDKDDTAVLEEMEITTEYRTISADTKKLDKSDAGALPDMEIAEALQRAKGTAIQTQTAAKPMADMALSSPAVAPMAMRQELKSAPEKILQQTHQETGRDRFESFETNPIKLTSEEPVSTFSIDVDTASYSFTRKQLNSGVLPQKDAVRLEEMVNYFDYQYPQASSKSEPFSRSVTVMDSPWHKDKKLIHIGIKGYEITEQPKSNIVFLLDVSGSMNAPDKLPLVKQSMNLLLSKLRPDDTVSIAVYAGAAGTILEPTAVSEKQKIISAINQLSAGGSTAGAQGIKLAYQLAESSFKKDAVNRIFLATDGDFNVGITNNEELKGFVERKREKGIYLSILGFGGGNYNDALMQDLAQNGNGVAAYIDTLSEAQKVLVHEATSSLFPIAKDVKIQLEFNPTTVAEYRLLGYETRALKREDFNNDAVDAGEIGAGHSVTAIYEITPAGSAAQLIDNSRYAKKEKLEAASNEYAFLKIRYKLPEENTSKLLTTVIDKETESSKLLQREARFASAVAGFAQLLKDAKYTGNWGYEDAIALALANKGDDEFGYRSEFVQLVRKAQVAAGM
- a CDS encoding RNA polymerase sigma factor, producing the protein MKNSPHDKALIQAAQAGDSKAFETLLQLHYDRIYRFACKWCGDSHDAQDIAQQACIKLARAIKQYRFDASFTTWLYRIVVTCAVDWHRGEARHQHEHNDAPEAATSDSGNEAGIYLQQILKRLESWGEGFKSTLLLVLGEGLTHAEAAEVLDVKESTVSWRIHEIRKKLGLLTKEGVNHE